Genomic DNA from Prunus persica cultivar Lovell chromosome G1, Prunus_persica_NCBIv2, whole genome shotgun sequence:
CTTACCGGACGAGTGGCTGCCCTGACTCGCTTTATATCCAAGGCTACCGACAAATGTGTACCGTTctttaaagccttgaaaggGGGCAAACGGAATATCATATGGACTGCCGAATGTGATAAAGCATTTCAAGACTTAAAAGACTATATGGGCAGAGCACCTCTCCTGTCAAAACCACTGCCTGGGGAGATTCTTTACCTATACCTCTCGGTATCTAACACTGCCGTCAGTTCGGTGTTAATCCGAAAACCGGAGAGGGCAGAGCTACCGATCTTCTATGTCAGTAAGGCACTCCAGAGCGCTGAACTTCGATATCCCCCATTAGAGCAGCTTGCACTAGCCCTGGTGATCTCGGCACGAAAACTTCGGCCATACTTCCAAGCACACGGGATCAAAGTCCTGACAAACCAACCGCTTCGGCAAGTACTCCAAAAACCAGAGACTTCCGGCCGATTGATCAAGTGGGCGATTGAACTCGGAGAATTCGATATACAATTCGTGCCAAGGCCAGCCGAAAAGGGTCAGGCCATTGCCGATTTCATCTCCGAGCTCACCCCACCAACGACACAAGAAATACCCGAGCCAGTTACCGAAACCACAGCACCGATGGAGGTAGACGCCGAACGGCTCGACGCCTCAAATCCTGTATGGACTCTGCATGTCGACGGCTCGGCAAACCAACAGGGGTGTGGAGCAGGGTTGGTTCTGACAACACCGGAGGGACTCAAGATCGAGTACGCCCTCCGATTCAACTTCCGAACCTCCAACAATGAAGCAGAATATGAGGCTCTCTTGGCCGGCCTTCGTTTAGCCAAGAGCATGAACGCAAAACAGATCAAGATACACAGTGACTCCCAACTCATTGTGAACCAGGTAACGGCGGACTTCGCCGCCATAGACGCCTCCATGAACGCCTACCTTTCGTCCACCCACCAGCTGCTCCAGAGCTTCCGAGCCTATGAGATCAAACAGATCCCTAGGAGCGAAAACAGTCATGCCGATGCTTTGGCGCGACTAGCCTCGGCAATCAATGACAAAATCGGAAGAAAGGTGCCGGTGGAAATTCTTGCCCAACCAAGCACGGCAACCTCCGAAATATGTACCGTACGGTACGAGGATACGTGGATGTCCCCTATCTACTCATACCTAACCAACGGCACCCTTCCAGAGGACAAGGCCCAGGCCCGAAAGCTTAGATACCGATCGGCAAGGTACACCGTCATCAACGACGTCCTTTACAAACGTGGCTACACGACTCCGTATCTCAAGTACCTTACGGCAGAGCAGGGGAGCTACGTTCTCCGGGAAATCCACAATGGTGTTTGCGGCGATCACTCTGGGTCCCGGTCACTCACACACAAGGCCTTTCGGCAGGGATACTTCTGGCCGACCATGCACCAGGACGCCAATTCACTTGTGAAGAAATGCGATAAATGTCAGCGTTTCGGCAACATACAGCATATCCCCGCCGAACCCTTGACACCGATCGTGAGTCCTTGGCCTTTCGCACAGTGGGGGCTAGACCTGATCGGTCCGATGCCACAAGGTAAAGGCCAGGTGAAATACGCTGTGGTTGCCGTcgactacttcaccaaatgggtggagGCCGAACCTCTTGCAACCATAACGGCAGCAAGAGTAGAAGACTTCGTCTGGACTCACATTTGTTGCAGTTTCGGTATCCCGTACGCAATCATCACCGACAACGGCAGGCAGTTCGATTCGGAACTCTTCAGGCACTTTTGCACCCGCCTGAAGATCAACTTGTTTTTCG
This window encodes:
- the LOC109947436 gene encoding uncharacterized protein LOC109947436, encoding MEVYVDDMLVKSRTAEEHLHNLSIMFGILKGYRMRLNPMKCAFGVSSGKFLGFMISHRGIEANPEKIKAIIDMERPKTTKDIQSLTGRVAALTRFISKATDKCVPFFKALKGGKRNIIWTAECDKAFQDLKDYMGRAPLLSKPLPGEILYLYLSVSNTAVSSVLIRKPERAELPIFYVSKALQSAELRYPPLEQLALALVISARKLRPYFQAHGIKVLTNQPLRQVLQKPETSGRLIKWAIELGEFDIQFVPRPAEKGQAIADFISELTPPTTQEIPEPVTETTAPMEVDAERLDASNPVWTLHVDGSANQQGCGAGLVLTTPEGLKIEYALRFNFRTSNNEAEYEALLAGLRLAKSMNAKQIKIHSDSQLIVNQVTADFAAIDASMNAYLSSTHQLLQSFRAYEIKQIPRSENSHADALARLASAINDKIGRKVPVEILAQPSTATSEICTVRYEDTWMSPIYSYLTNGTLPEDKAQARKLRYRSARYTVINDVLYKRGYTTPYLKYLTAEQGSYVLREIHNGVCGDHSGSRSLTHKAFRQGYFWPTMHQDANSLVKKCDKCQRFGNIQHIPAEPLTPIVSPWPFAQWGLDLIGPMPQGKGQVKYAVVAVDYFTKWVEAEPLATITAARVEDFVWTHICCSFGIPYAIITDNGRQFDSELFRHFCTRLKINLFFASLAHPQSNGQVEAINKIIKKLLKRQLDKAKGAWPEKLPEALWAIRTSYRTSTGETPFSLAFGSEAVVPVEIGEPFYRTETFTPEPNEEALSLSLDLLEEHRAHANLRNEAYKQRVSRYYDSRIRHRSFRAGDWVMRKVSLATKDATEGTLGPSWEGPYEIIGILRSGTYRLRDSNGKTLGHPWNVEHLKYYFK